One region of Halomonas huangheensis genomic DNA includes:
- a CDS encoding TRAP transporter substrate-binding protein, whose amino-acid sequence MTAALDVMRFSPRSLLWVTATVMALSSLPLTAMAATTLNFAHTHPVEDAQHLAAEHFAELVEERSDGELKIRVFPSGQLGSDSALVSNARGGQVDIVLTGNPYYTGLVGELNVLDLPFLFDSYEHAYAVLDGEVGQSLLDLLGEQDLKGLAFWEIGFRNLTNSRHTVESAADIEGLKLRTTPNPAHIAAFEVLGANPIPMPFTELFTAMETRTVDGQENPVSLIRSANFYEVQDHLSLTAHAYTAAPLVMNKAKFDGLSAEQQQLLVQAALDAAQFEREELAERLTGDLAFLKEQGMQIVEEPDRASMREVVAGPVQASFTEKYGSELINAIDAARPAE is encoded by the coding sequence ATGACAGCAGCCCTTGATGTAATGCGTTTCTCCCCCCGTTCCCTGTTGTGGGTGACGGCCACCGTGATGGCCTTGAGCAGTCTGCCCCTGACGGCCATGGCAGCCACCACCCTCAACTTCGCTCATACCCACCCGGTGGAAGATGCCCAGCACCTTGCCGCCGAGCACTTCGCCGAGCTGGTCGAGGAGCGCAGCGACGGCGAGTTGAAGATTCGTGTCTTTCCCAGCGGCCAGTTGGGCAGCGACAGCGCCCTGGTAAGCAATGCACGTGGTGGTCAGGTCGATATCGTCCTGACCGGCAACCCCTATTACACCGGTCTGGTCGGTGAGCTCAATGTGCTTGATCTTCCGTTTCTGTTCGATAGTTACGAGCACGCTTATGCGGTGCTCGATGGCGAGGTCGGACAGTCGCTGTTGGACCTACTCGGCGAGCAGGACCTCAAGGGTCTGGCGTTCTGGGAGATCGGCTTTCGCAACCTGACCAACTCGCGGCATACCGTCGAGAGCGCTGCGGATATCGAAGGTCTCAAGTTGCGCACTACGCCCAACCCTGCGCATATCGCGGCTTTCGAGGTGCTGGGTGCCAACCCGATCCCGATGCCGTTCACCGAACTGTTCACGGCCATGGAAACCCGCACCGTGGATGGCCAGGAGAACCCGGTCAGCCTGATTCGCTCGGCCAACTTCTATGAAGTTCAGGATCACTTGTCGCTGACCGCGCATGCCTATACAGCAGCTCCGCTGGTGATGAACAAGGCGAAGTTCGACGGTCTCAGCGCTGAGCAGCAGCAACTCCTGGTGCAGGCCGCCCTCGATGCTGCCCAATTCGAGCGTGAGGAACTGGCCGAGCGTCTGACCGGTGATCTGGCGTTCCTCAAGGAGCAGGGCATGCAGATCGTTGAGGAGCCGGACCGGGCCTCGATGCGCGAGGTCGTCGCCGGGCCGGTACAGGCCAGCTTCACCGAGAAGTACGGCAGCGAGCTGATCAATGCCATCGACGCCGCGCGTCCGGCCGAGTGA
- a CDS encoding TRAP transporter substrate-binding protein, with protein sequence MNVFRVIPASLLALSLAVVSADTMAAITARIATSLPDNHPQTMGAAKFAELLTERSNGEIKVQLFGNGVLGNDVNLASMLQAGNLEFNVPSTATLASLNPDFSVISLPFQFEDTAQVDAVLDGPAGRTLLNSLSDKGIVALEYWDNGFRHITNSRRAVESADDVEGLKIRTMQNELYIDMFNGLGANAIPMPVNELFTALETRTVDGQENPFSVIESKRFFEVQSYLSQTAHAYDAQVLIASKRFLDSLSEEQRQLVGDVAREATLYQRELSRDLNETLLAQLEDQMSVNEVSLDERQVMRERLMPVIEKHRSEISEATLNAFDAALAERH encoded by the coding sequence ATGAACGTATTTCGAGTTATTCCAGCCTCTTTGCTCGCCCTGAGCCTTGCCGTGGTCAGTGCCGACACCATGGCGGCGATCACCGCACGTATCGCCACCAGCCTGCCGGACAACCACCCGCAGACGATGGGTGCGGCGAAGTTCGCCGAGCTGCTGACCGAGCGCAGCAATGGCGAAATCAAGGTGCAGTTGTTCGGTAATGGCGTGCTTGGCAATGACGTCAATCTGGCGTCGATGCTGCAAGCCGGCAATCTGGAGTTCAATGTACCGTCCACCGCCACCCTGGCCAGTCTCAACCCGGACTTCAGCGTCATCAGTCTGCCGTTCCAGTTCGAGGACACCGCTCAGGTCGATGCGGTACTCGATGGCCCGGCGGGGCGAACGCTACTCAATAGTCTCAGCGACAAGGGTATTGTCGCCCTGGAATATTGGGATAACGGCTTCCGGCATATCACCAACAGTCGCCGTGCGGTGGAGTCCGCCGATGATGTTGAAGGGCTGAAGATCCGCACCATGCAGAACGAGCTGTATATCGACATGTTCAATGGGCTGGGCGCCAACGCCATTCCGATGCCAGTCAATGAGCTGTTCACTGCACTGGAGACACGCACCGTCGATGGCCAGGAAAATCCGTTCTCGGTGATCGAAAGCAAGCGCTTCTTCGAGGTGCAGTCCTATCTGTCCCAGACCGCGCATGCCTATGACGCTCAGGTGTTGATCGCCTCGAAGCGTTTCCTCGACAGCCTCAGTGAAGAACAGCGCCAACTGGTTGGTGATGTGGCGCGTGAGGCCACGCTGTATCAGCGTGAGCTGAGCCGTGACTTGAACGAAACGCTGCTGGCGCAGTTGGAAGACCAGATGAGCGTCAATGAAGTGTCGCTGGACGAGCGCCAGGTCATGCGCGAGCGGTTGATGCCGGTGATCGAGAAGCATCGCAGCGAGATCAGTGAAGCCACGCTGAATGCCTTCGATGCGGCACTGGCCGAGCGCCACTGA
- a CDS encoding TRAP transporter substrate-binding protein, producing the protein MKRHTLALSALAMSLAAGAVQADEIVFAIGGPPSSLQGQTSQHFADALQERLGDAHTVEYYHSGQIGDERQLLQKLRLGTVHLAGISSIMSSVAPSFALFDLPFLVKDRDHLLRIDEQIVKTDLAEVAETQGLHLVSTWENGFRQITNSKRAINVPEDLDGLKIRTPQSEWRTLMFSTWGANPTPMAFSEVFVGLQTGVIDGQENPLSNIDGAKFQEVQDYLSISNHVYSPIWLTASASGWESLPEDVQIAIAEVAAETQTWALAKGNELDNELVTSLEEEGGMNVNHVDRDAFVAASQPVYEAYAEEVDGGQELIDRAMSLAEE; encoded by the coding sequence ATGAAACGTCACACGCTTGCTCTATCCGCCCTTGCCATGAGCCTTGCAGCCGGCGCAGTTCAGGCCGATGAGATCGTGTTTGCCATTGGCGGACCCCCAAGCAGCTTACAGGGGCAGACTTCTCAACACTTTGCCGATGCGCTGCAGGAACGCTTGGGTGATGCGCATACGGTGGAGTATTACCACAGTGGTCAGATCGGTGATGAGCGCCAATTGCTGCAGAAACTGCGTCTGGGCACCGTACATCTCGCTGGCATTTCCTCGATCATGTCTTCCGTAGCTCCCAGCTTCGCGCTGTTTGACCTGCCGTTCCTGGTCAAGGATCGCGACCACCTGCTGCGTATCGACGAGCAGATCGTCAAGACCGATCTTGCCGAGGTGGCTGAGACTCAAGGTCTGCATCTGGTCTCGACCTGGGAAAACGGCTTCCGTCAGATCACCAACAGCAAGCGCGCCATCAATGTTCCCGAGGATCTCGATGGTCTCAAGATCCGCACACCGCAGAGTGAATGGCGCACCCTGATGTTCAGTACCTGGGGTGCCAACCCTACTCCAATGGCCTTCTCCGAGGTCTTCGTTGGTCTACAGACTGGGGTTATCGATGGTCAGGAGAACCCGCTCTCCAATATCGATGGCGCCAAGTTCCAGGAAGTTCAGGATTACCTCTCGATTTCCAATCACGTCTATTCGCCGATCTGGCTGACCGCCAGCGCTTCTGGCTGGGAGTCACTGCCCGAGGATGTGCAGATCGCCATCGCGGAAGTGGCCGCCGAGACTCAAACGTGGGCATTGGCCAAAGGCAATGAGCTCGACAATGAGTTGGTCACCAGCCTCGAAGAAGAAGGCGGTATGAACGTCAATCACGTCGATCGTGATGCTTTTGTCGCCGCCAGTCAGCCGGTCTATGAAGCCTATGCCGAAGAGGTTGATGGTGGTCAGGAGCTGATCGATCGCGCCATGTCTCTGGCTGAAGAATAA
- a CDS encoding 4-hydroxythreonine-4-phosphate dehydrogenase PdxA: MSNNKPVIAVTLGDPGGIGPELIAKLFAENEVFADTHTVLIGDRWLWEEGQRVVGVKIDLPEVNSFAEVREHDTPVFLEMDTVDRANTGYALANEHGGASVLAVLARCIEAHKAGEVDGICFGPLNKYAMKLGGLGHEDELHWFVEKLGVTTFFSEFNTLGTLWTSRISSHVPLKEAHEYVTEERIISAATLLHDTLKKAGFDEPRVAVAGFNPHAGEGGTCGREEIDVIAPAVEKCQAQGYPIVGPFPADTVFLKARDGELDAVVTMFHDQGQIAIKMLGFDRGVTILGGLPLPVGSPAHGTAFDIAGENKANLTPTRNAFNLVKAMCAH; this comes from the coding sequence ATGAGTAACAACAAGCCTGTTATCGCGGTGACCCTGGGCGATCCCGGTGGTATCGGTCCGGAATTGATCGCCAAGCTGTTCGCCGAGAACGAAGTCTTTGCCGACACCCACACCGTACTGATCGGTGATCGCTGGCTGTGGGAGGAAGGCCAGCGTGTGGTCGGCGTCAAGATCGACCTGCCCGAGGTCAACAGCTTCGCCGAAGTGCGTGAGCACGACACCCCAGTGTTCCTCGAGATGGACACCGTGGATCGTGCGAATACTGGCTATGCACTGGCCAACGAGCACGGTGGAGCCTCGGTACTGGCGGTGTTGGCGCGTTGCATCGAGGCCCACAAGGCCGGTGAGGTCGATGGCATCTGCTTCGGTCCGCTCAACAAGTACGCCATGAAGCTCGGCGGCCTCGGTCATGAGGATGAGCTGCATTGGTTCGTCGAGAAGTTGGGCGTGACCACTTTCTTCAGTGAGTTCAATACCCTGGGGACGTTGTGGACCTCGCGCATTTCCTCGCACGTGCCGCTCAAGGAAGCCCATGAGTACGTCACCGAGGAGCGCATCATCTCGGCGGCGACACTGCTTCACGACACCCTGAAGAAGGCTGGCTTCGACGAGCCGCGCGTTGCGGTGGCCGGTTTCAACCCGCATGCCGGTGAGGGTGGTACTTGTGGTCGTGAGGAAATCGACGTCATTGCTCCGGCGGTGGAAAAGTGTCAGGCGCAGGGCTACCCGATCGTCGGGCCATTCCCGGCGGACACGGTGTTCCTCAAGGCCCGCGACGGCGAGTTGGATGCGGTGGTCACCATGTTCCACGACCAGGGCCAGATCGCCATCAAGATGCTTGGTTTCGACCGTGGCGTGACCATCCTCGGCGGCCTGCCGTTGCCGGTCGGTTCCCCTGCCCACGGGACCGCCTTCGACATTGCCGGTGAGAACAAGGCCAACCTGACCCCGACTCGCAATGCTTTCAACCTGGTCAAGGCCATGTGCGCTCACTGA
- a CDS encoding TRAP transporter small permease, translating to MSRTPHSAAELQQGLLQLALERLSRFTEQLLNLLMVLALVAMIALVFTNVVLRYGFNSGISVSVELSRFLFVWVTFIGAVTGLMRHEHLAVSTFADRMPRAVHKVVQRLVTLAMLGCCLMLVKGSYAQTLLNWSNLSPISGIPVGVFYLAGLIAGVLMSLILLFRLLTPSHLQRAPVSEELPS from the coding sequence ATGTCCAGAACACCGCATAGTGCGGCCGAGCTGCAGCAGGGATTGCTGCAGCTGGCGCTGGAACGTCTGTCTCGATTCACCGAGCAGTTGCTGAACCTGCTCATGGTACTGGCACTGGTAGCGATGATCGCGCTGGTATTCACCAATGTGGTGCTGCGCTATGGCTTCAATAGTGGTATTTCGGTCAGCGTTGAGCTGTCGCGCTTCCTGTTTGTCTGGGTCACCTTCATCGGTGCCGTGACCGGTTTGATGCGCCATGAGCACCTTGCAGTATCGACTTTCGCCGACCGCATGCCGAGAGCGGTGCACAAGGTGGTGCAGCGCCTGGTGACTCTGGCGATGCTGGGTTGCTGTCTGATGCTGGTCAAGGGCAGCTATGCTCAGACGCTGCTCAACTGGAGCAACCTGTCGCCGATCAGTGGTATTCCGGTGGGCGTCTTCTATCTTGCCGGGCTGATTGCCGGGGTCCTGATGTCACTGATTCTGCTGTTCCGTCTGCTGACGCCCTCCCACCTGCAGAGAGCGCCTGTCTCCGAGGAGTTGCCGTCATGA
- a CDS encoding TRAP transporter large permease produces MTLLVIIAVLFALVLINVPIAVAIGTVGVAGAYFYMGADALVNVPLTLFNGATKFPLIAIPLFIFAGALMNTSGISIRLINLVSAMVGFVRGGLAMVNVGVSMFFAEISGSAVADVAATGSVLIPEMKRRNYDPRFSAAITSSSASLAIIIPPSLSMILYGAIADTSIVKLFVAGIIPGILGGIGLAMACYYYAVKYNLPREEAFSLKRLGKAFREAMWALLLPVIILGGIFGGFVTATEGAGIAVLAALVIGGLVYRELNVKILYRAVIEGVIQTAVVMLLVATSAVLGLFLTEMQLPQQLAREITAITSDPVAVLALLNILLLLLGMFLHGAAAIILVVPIVMPLVTQIGIDPIHFGLILTLNLAIGQQTPPVASVLATACSIARTDMWEVTKVNLPMIFVLFVVLMLVTYVPAIPMSMVNLFYG; encoded by the coding sequence ATGACATTGCTGGTCATTATTGCCGTGTTGTTTGCCCTGGTGCTGATCAATGTACCGATTGCCGTGGCCATCGGTACCGTAGGGGTGGCGGGTGCCTACTTCTATATGGGCGCCGATGCGCTGGTCAATGTGCCACTGACGCTGTTCAACGGCGCGACCAAGTTTCCGCTGATTGCCATCCCCTTGTTCATCTTCGCCGGTGCGCTGATGAATACCTCGGGTATCTCGATTCGTCTGATCAACCTGGTCTCGGCCATGGTCGGCTTTGTTCGCGGTGGCCTGGCGATGGTCAACGTCGGCGTCTCGATGTTTTTCGCCGAGATTTCCGGCTCGGCGGTGGCCGATGTCGCGGCCACCGGTTCAGTGCTGATCCCGGAGATGAAGCGCCGCAACTATGATCCACGCTTTTCTGCGGCGATCACTTCATCTTCGGCATCGCTGGCAATCATCATCCCACCGTCGCTGTCGATGATCCTGTATGGCGCGATTGCCGACACCTCGATCGTCAAGCTGTTCGTCGCCGGTATCATCCCCGGCATTCTCGGCGGCATCGGTCTGGCGATGGCCTGCTACTACTATGCGGTGAAGTACAACCTGCCGCGCGAGGAAGCCTTCTCGCTGAAGCGTCTCGGCAAGGCATTCCGTGAGGCGATGTGGGCGTTGCTGCTGCCGGTGATCATCCTCGGAGGCATCTTCGGAGGCTTCGTCACCGCCACCGAAGGGGCAGGCATCGCAGTGCTCGCGGCGTTAGTCATCGGTGGACTGGTCTACCGTGAGCTGAACGTCAAGATTCTCTACCGCGCCGTCATTGAGGGTGTGATTCAGACCGCCGTAGTGATGCTGTTGGTGGCAACTTCCGCCGTGCTGGGCCTGTTCCTCACCGAGATGCAGCTGCCGCAGCAGTTGGCGCGTGAGATCACTGCCATCACCAGTGACCCGGTCGCGGTACTGGCACTACTCAATATCCTGCTGCTGTTGCTGGGCATGTTCCTGCATGGTGCAGCGGCGATCATTCTGGTGGTACCGATTGTCATGCCGCTGGTCACTCAGATCGGCATCGATCCGATCCACTTCGGCCTGATTCTTACCCTCAACCTGGCGATTGGCCAGCAGACCCCGCCGGTGGCCTCGGTGCTGGCGACCGCCTGCTCGATTGCCAGGACCGATATGTGGGAAGTCACCAAGGTCAACCTGCCGATGATCTTCGTGCTGTTCGTGGTGCTGATGCTGGTGACCTATGTGCCGGCGATCCCGATGAGCATGGTCAATCTGTTTTACGGATAA
- a CDS encoding L-rhamnonate dehydratase: protein MKITNVRTRVFEWKGHTVAPQAHFCSNAMDELWDKGDSMGTFRFHGWTTVEVETDSGIVGLGNVALAPRIAKAIIDQYLAPLVIGHDPFDYEYLWQRMYRSTHAWGRKGIGMAAISGVDIAIWDLMGKALGKPVFKLLGGRTKEKIPCYASKLYRNDLDEMQREAQSYLDQGFKAMKMRFGYGPKDGPAGVRENLNSVAAVREVIGEDIDLMLECYMGWNLEYAKRILPKLEQFQPRWLEEPVLADDIDGYVELNKLTSIPISGGEHEFTHYGFRQLLEQRAVSVVQYDTNRVGGITAARKINAIAESFSVPVIPHAGQMHNYHLTMASMASPMSEFFPVHDVEIGNELFYYLFKGDPEPVNGFLELDDDLPGLGLELNEDYFDQFTIIE, encoded by the coding sequence ATGAAGATTACCAACGTTCGTACCCGCGTCTTCGAGTGGAAGGGCCATACCGTGGCGCCCCAGGCGCATTTCTGCTCCAACGCCATGGATGAGTTGTGGGACAAGGGCGACTCCATGGGTACCTTCCGTTTTCACGGCTGGACCACGGTGGAAGTCGAGACCGACAGTGGCATCGTTGGGCTGGGCAACGTGGCGCTGGCGCCGCGCATTGCCAAGGCGATCATCGACCAGTACCTGGCACCGCTGGTGATCGGTCACGATCCATTCGACTACGAATACCTGTGGCAGCGCATGTACCGCTCGACTCATGCCTGGGGTCGCAAGGGCATCGGCATGGCGGCGATCTCCGGTGTCGATATCGCCATCTGGGACCTGATGGGCAAGGCGCTGGGCAAACCGGTGTTCAAGCTGCTGGGCGGTCGTACCAAGGAGAAGATTCCCTGCTACGCCTCCAAACTCTACCGCAACGACCTCGACGAGATGCAACGTGAGGCGCAGTCCTATCTGGATCAGGGCTTCAAGGCGATGAAGATGCGCTTTGGCTATGGCCCCAAGGATGGCCCCGCGGGGGTACGCGAGAACCTCAACAGCGTTGCCGCGGTACGCGAGGTCATCGGTGAGGATATCGACCTGATGCTCGAGTGCTACATGGGCTGGAACCTGGAATATGCCAAGCGCATCCTGCCCAAACTGGAGCAGTTCCAGCCGCGTTGGCTGGAGGAACCGGTGCTGGCCGATGACATCGACGGTTACGTCGAGCTCAACAAGCTGACCAGCATCCCGATCTCCGGCGGCGAGCACGAGTTCACCCACTACGGCTTCCGTCAGTTGCTCGAACAGCGTGCCGTCTCGGTAGTGCAGTACGACACCAACCGTGTTGGTGGCATCACTGCAGCGCGCAAGATCAACGCCATAGCCGAATCGTTCAGCGTGCCGGTGATCCCGCATGCCGGACAGATGCACAACTACCATCTGACCATGGCGTCGATGGCCTCGCCGATGTCCGAGTTCTTCCCGGTGCATGACGTCGAGATCGGCAATGAGCTGTTCTACTACCTGTTCAAGGGCGATCCCGAGCCGGTCAATGGCTTCCTCGAGCTCGACGATGATCTGCCGGGGCTGGGACTTGAGCTCAACGAAGACTACTTCGACCAGTTCACGATCATCGAGTGA
- the araD1 gene encoding AraD1 family protein codes for MRLIQYLENGQLCAALVESDDAVRPIRIDGGVYALARIAIDSGQTLSAVVEVRLDDELIDYQPLIDEGRLLPPLTHPDPAHCLITGTGLTHLGSADTRSAMHAKASQTEESELTDSMRMFKMGVEGGRPAEGEVGVQPEWFYKGDGNWVVPPEAALTMPAFAEDGGEEPELVGVYLVGADGRPWRVGYAVGNEFSDHVVERQNYLWLAHSKLRQCSYGPELLIGELPAHLEGTSRITRNGETRWEKPFLTGEDNMSHSIANLEYHHFKYAGFRRPGDVHVHFFGTATLSFADHIRVEPGDRFEIELPALGRALRNPLIKKEEASTGVDILAL; via the coding sequence ATGCGACTGATTCAGTATCTGGAAAACGGGCAGCTGTGTGCTGCCCTGGTCGAGAGTGACGACGCGGTGCGCCCGATTCGCATCGATGGCGGTGTCTACGCGCTGGCGAGAATTGCCATCGACAGTGGCCAGACGCTGTCGGCGGTGGTCGAGGTGCGCCTCGATGACGAACTGATCGATTATCAGCCGCTGATCGACGAAGGGCGCTTGCTACCGCCGCTAACTCATCCTGATCCGGCGCACTGCCTGATTACCGGCACCGGCCTGACCCACCTCGGCAGCGCCGATACTCGTTCGGCGATGCATGCCAAGGCCAGCCAGACAGAGGAGTCTGAGCTGACCGACTCGATGCGCATGTTCAAGATGGGCGTCGAAGGCGGTCGTCCCGCCGAAGGTGAGGTGGGCGTGCAGCCCGAATGGTTCTACAAGGGTGATGGCAACTGGGTGGTACCGCCCGAGGCGGCGCTGACGATGCCGGCTTTCGCCGAGGATGGTGGTGAGGAGCCGGAACTGGTTGGCGTGTATCTGGTGGGCGCCGATGGTCGGCCATGGCGTGTCGGTTATGCCGTGGGCAACGAGTTCTCCGACCATGTGGTCGAGCGCCAGAATTACCTATGGCTGGCACACTCCAAGCTGCGCCAGTGCAGCTATGGCCCGGAGCTGTTGATCGGTGAACTGCCCGCGCATCTTGAAGGCACCAGCCGCATCACGCGCAATGGCGAGACTCGCTGGGAAAAACCGTTCCTGACTGGCGAAGACAACATGTCGCACAGCATCGCCAACCTGGAATACCACCACTTCAAATATGCAGGCTTCCGTCGTCCCGGTGATGTGCATGTGCACTTCTTCGGCACCGCGACGCTGAGCTTTGCCGACCACATCCGCGTCGAGCCGGGCGATCGCTTCGAGATCGAACTGCCCGCACTGGGTCGCGCATTACGTAATCCCCTGATCAAGAAGGAAGAGGCAAGCACAGGCGTGGATATCCTCGCGCTCTAG
- a CDS encoding amidohydrolase family protein: MPMTFDEMTLDRQRQRFLASGDDRELPIIDAHLHFWNPAENGQPWLCEEPMIAFRYGDYNAIRRPFLPPEYRRLCGSHQVVGCVYMEAEWAHGEALGETCWIQDLNEGEGWPNAMIAQAWLDRDDIEQQLDALSCWPLVRGVRHKPASLPLDQYHADHALPGSLRCPHYRRGYAALARHGLIFELQVPWWHLHELVPLLERYPEVAVVINHAGVPGDREPQTLKGWENNLRQVAAFPQVMLKLSGIGLEGQPWRIEDNRRVVHTAFEVMGPERCMFASNFPVDSLVTTLDDLFTAFKQLSAELTPRQRLAVFCDNAIRCYRLSPPRNHPAGP; this comes from the coding sequence ATGCCGATGACCTTCGATGAGATGACCCTCGACCGGCAGCGTCAGCGCTTTCTCGCCAGCGGCGATGATCGTGAGCTGCCGATCATCGATGCCCATCTGCATTTCTGGAATCCAGCCGAGAACGGCCAGCCCTGGTTGTGCGAGGAGCCGATGATCGCCTTTCGCTATGGCGATTACAACGCCATACGTCGCCCCTTCCTGCCGCCGGAATATCGGCGGCTGTGCGGCTCCCACCAGGTGGTGGGCTGCGTATATATGGAAGCGGAATGGGCGCATGGAGAAGCACTGGGCGAGACGTGCTGGATACAGGATCTCAATGAGGGCGAGGGCTGGCCCAACGCCATGATCGCTCAGGCGTGGTTGGATCGTGACGATATCGAACAGCAGCTTGATGCCCTGAGCTGCTGGCCTCTGGTGCGTGGTGTGCGTCACAAGCCCGCCAGCCTGCCGCTGGACCAGTATCACGCCGACCATGCGTTGCCCGGCTCGCTGCGCTGCCCGCATTACCGGCGTGGCTATGCTGCGCTGGCGCGTCACGGGCTGATCTTCGAGCTGCAGGTGCCCTGGTGGCATCTGCACGAACTGGTGCCGTTGCTGGAGCGTTATCCCGAGGTGGCGGTAGTGATCAACCACGCCGGCGTGCCGGGGGACCGGGAGCCACAGACGCTGAAGGGATGGGAAAACAATCTGCGCCAGGTAGCGGCCTTCCCGCAGGTGATGCTCAAGCTGTCCGGTATCGGTCTAGAGGGCCAGCCCTGGCGTATCGAGGACAATCGCCGTGTGGTCCACACCGCCTTCGAGGTGATGGGGCCGGAGCGTTGCATGTTCGCCAGCAACTTCCCGGTCGATAGCCTGGTGACCACCCTCGATGATCTGTTCACCGCCTTCAAACAGCTCAGTGCCGAGCTGACACCCCGGCAACGGCTGGCGGTGTTCTGTGATAACGCCATTCGCTGTTATCGGCTGAGTCCACCACGCAACCACCCCGCAGGACCATAA
- a CDS encoding TRAP transporter small permease yields the protein MTAVDRTVYQTRRVVERLLEFFTVGLLLALTVIVLVAVGLRTFGGSLAWYDEVASINLAWLSFYGACLAALKRSHMGFPGIVAKAPPAIRTALFAFSEVIVVGFFIVVAWYGYKVLDVLAWDNLIALPSIGLNVTQSVIPISAVLFIICELLSLPMAWQKMRSGVDSEEEAIEEAIRIAEQDLKEHRS from the coding sequence ATGACGGCTGTTGATCGAACTGTCTATCAAACAAGGCGAGTGGTTGAGCGCCTGCTGGAATTTTTCACTGTTGGTCTGCTGTTGGCGCTGACGGTAATCGTGCTGGTCGCGGTAGGGCTGCGCACCTTCGGTGGCTCGCTGGCGTGGTATGACGAAGTGGCTTCCATCAATCTGGCCTGGTTGAGCTTCTACGGTGCCTGCCTGGCGGCGCTGAAGCGTTCGCACATGGGTTTTCCCGGCATCGTCGCCAAGGCGCCACCGGCCATTCGGACTGCACTGTTCGCATTCTCGGAAGTCATCGTGGTGGGCTTCTTCATCGTCGTCGCCTGGTATGGCTACAAGGTGTTGGATGTCCTCGCATGGGACAACCTGATTGCCTTGCCGTCGATCGGACTCAATGTCACCCAGTCGGTGATTCCGATCAGTGCGGTGTTGTTCATCATCTGTGAACTGCTGAGCCTGCCAATGGCCTGGCAGAAGATGCGCTCCGGCGTCGATAGCGAGGAAGAAGCTATCGAAGAGGCCATTCGCATCGCCGAACAGGATCTCAAGGAGCATCGCTCATGA